From a single Raphanus sativus cultivar WK10039 chromosome 3, ASM80110v3, whole genome shotgun sequence genomic region:
- the LOC108847996 gene encoding uncharacterized protein LOC108847996, which produces MPVTDGDRSLTELISSLLVTIPNLLSFKSKWSSIRAKLTDLDTHLTDISDFSSSSANQLSLDLLASVRDTLNDAVSVASRCEGRDLSQGKLKTQSEVDSVAARLDRHARDADVLIKSGVLLQDSKLKLTVPSSTTKKEGIRSEASELVVRLQIGSAESKTSAIDSLLELINGDDKNVMIAVAQGVVPVLVRLLDTCLKEKSVAAISRISAVESSRHVLIAEGLSLLNHLLRVVESGSGYAKEKACVALQALSFSKENARAIGCRGGISSLLEICGEGSPASQGFAAGVLRNLALFGENKENFLEEGAVSVLVTLGCSGTPLARENAIGCLANLTSSGDGDEEEEMVVLVVREGGIKMLKSFLDSSNAKSLEVGVLLLKNLATCPVVREVVVSEGFISRLVPLLSCGVLGVRIAAAEAVASLGYTTKSRKEIGVSIGGLIEMLDGKAVEEKEAASKALSTLLVCASNRKIFKKSEQGILSLVQLLDPNIKKLDKRYAVSALELLVSCKKCRKRVVAAGACLHLQTLVEMDVEGAKKLAENLARSKIWGVFARP; this is translated from the coding sequence ATGCCGGTTACCGACGGCGACCGGAGCTTGACGGAGCTCATCTCCTCTCTCCTCGTCACTATCCCCAACCTCCTCAGCTTCAAGTCCAAATGGTCCTCGATCCGCGCCAAGCTCACCGATCTCGACACCCACCTCACCGACATCTCCgacttctcctcctcctccgccaaCCAGCTCTCCCTAGACCTCCTCGCCTCCGTCCGGGACACTCTAAACGACGCCGTCTCCGTCGCGTCGAGGTGCGAGGGAAGAGATTTATCGCAGGGGAAGCTCAAGACTCAGAGCGAGGTCGACTCCGTCGCTGCGAGGCTCGACCGCCACGCCAGAGACGCCGACGTCCTGATCAAGAGCGGTGTTCTTCTCCAAGACTCGAAGCTGAAGCTCACTGTTCCGTCGTCGACGACGAAGAAGGAAGGTATTCGATCGGAGGCGAGCGAGCTCGTCGTACGGCTGCAGATCGGCTCCGCCGAGTCTAAAACCTCCGCGATCGACTCCCTCCTCGAGCTCATCAACGGAGACGACAAGAACGTGATGATCGCCGTGGCGCAGGGAGTCGTCCCGGTCCTCGTCAGGCTGCTCGACACGTGTTTAAAGGAGAAGAGCGTTGCCGCGATCTCGAGAATCTCGGCCGTTGAGAGCAGCAGACACGTGTTGATAGCCGAGGGGCTGTCTCTTCTGAACCACCTCCTCCGCGTGGTTGAATCCGGGAGCGGTTACGCTAAAGAGAAGGCTTGCGTGGCTTTGCAGGCGCTTAGTTTCTCCAAGGAGAACGCTAGAGCGATCGGTTGTAGAGGAGGGATCTCGTCTCTCCTCGAGATCTGCGGAGAAGGGAGTCCCGCCTCGCAAGGGTTCGCGGCGGGTGTGCTGAGGAACTTGGCTTTGTTTGGGGAGAATAAAGAGAATTTTTTGGAGGAAGGTGCGGTTTCGGTTCTCGTTACGTTGGGTTGTTCCGGTACGCCTCTTGCTAGAGAGAACGCTATTGGTTGTTTGGCTAATTTAACGTCTAGTGGGGATggtgatgaggaggaggagatggtgGTGTTGGTTGTTAGAGAAGGAGGGATTAAGATGTTAAAGAGTTTCTTGGATTCTTCTAACGCGAAGTCTCTCGAGGTGGGAGTTCTGCTTCTGAAGAATCTTGCTACGTGTCCTGTCGTGAGAGAAGTTGTGGTTTCCGAAGGGTTTATCTCTCGTTTGGTTCCGTTGCTGAGCTGCGGGGTTCTCGGTGTGAGAATCGCGGCGGCGGAAGCTGTTGCTTCGCTAGGGTACACCACGAAAAGCAGGAAGGAGATTGGTGTAAGCATTGGTGGGTTGATTGAGATGTTAGATGGTAAAGCTGTGGAAGAGAAAGAAGCAGCTTCGAAAGCTCTGTCGACGTTGTTGGTGTGCGCAAGCAACAGGAAGATTTTCAAGAAGAGTGAACAGGGTATACTAAGTCTTGTTCAGCTCTTGGACCCGAACATTAAGAAGCTTGATAAGAGATACGCGGTCTCCGCGTTGGAACTGCTTGTGAGTTGTAAGAAATGTAGGAAACGAGTCGTTGCTGCTGGTGCTTGCTTGCACTTGCAGACGCTTGTGGAGATGGATGTTGAAGGTGCTAAGAAATTGGCAGAGAATCTTGCCCGGAGTAAGATTTGGGGCGTCTTTGCAAGGCCGTAA